The genomic DNA AATCCCACACCGCCCATGCCCTTGGCCGGACCCTTAACGCTCACCTTCTTTCTACTGACGTGTTGCGCGCCGCCATGCGCAGCCTGATCCCGGCAATCGCCCTGCCCCACCTGCACCACTCCAGTTTTGCATCCTGTTCTGATACGGGCGACCCGGACCTCCTGGCCACCATGGATCAGCAAGCGCAGGCGCTCGCTCCCGCGCTTCAAGCTGCGGTGGAGCGTGCGCTGTCCGAGCACCGGACGGTGGTGGTCGAGGGCGTGCACCTGCTGCCGAACGAGACCCTGCGGTTCCGGGGCACCCGGGTGCTGCGCGTCCTGCTGACTGCTCCCAGCGACCGGGTGCATCACGCGCGGTTCGTGCAACGGGCGGCCGATACCGGGGGTCGCCGACCGTCGGGTCCAGCCACTGCCCACCTGTCCGCGCTCCGGGAGATGGAGGCTGCGCTGGTCACCCGGGCGCGGGGGACGGACGTGCTGATCCTTCCATCGGACGGGGCCACGCACCGCGCACTTTGCCGGCTCGCCTTCGAGCACCGGTACGGTGTGGCCGCCGGTCCTTGCCCTTTAAGCCAGGCCCCCCACCTTGCCCCAGGGGCCCGGATCGGGGCCTGACCATGGCTACCCTGCACCTGGGCTTGAACCGTTTCTGGGAGTGGCTGGCGCCCTCCGACCCGGAGTTCCGGGACGTTCGGCACACCGAGCCCTTGCTCAAGGGAGAGACGGCACCCATCCGGGCCACCCTCCACGCCAGTGAACTCACCGCGCTGCTGAGAGCCCTGGACCACAGCACTCCCCCGAGCATCATGGTGCACGACCGGAGGGGGAACGCGCATGTCATCAACCTGGAGCGCGTGGCCTATGTCCGGTGCAAGTGAGCCGCGCCCGGAAGCGGCAAGAAGGTCAGGCCTCGGCGCCGCCGCCCGCACAGGACGTCCTCAGTGAACTGATCGGCCGTACGCGCTTCATGGTGCTGCTTCCCGTCGTGGCAATTGTGCTGGCGGCCTTCAGCCTCTTCTTGCAGGGGGCCTCGCTGGCCCTGTCTACTCTCTTCCAGACCTGGCGGGCCGTGGTGACTGGAGGCGGTGGGCAGGCGGGCAGGCTGACCGCCGATGGTCTGGAGGTCGTGGGCACCATGCTGATGGCCGCCATGTTCTACCTGATCGGTGTGGGGAT from Deinococcus terrestris includes the following:
- a CDS encoding AAA family ATPase, which translates into the protein MSTPIPCSRLLILIGGVSGVGKSHTAHALGRTLNAHLLSTDVLRAAMRSLIPAIALPHLHHSSFASCSDTGDPDLLATMDQQAQALAPALQAAVERALSEHRTVVVEGVHLLPNETLRFRGTRVLRVLLTAPSDRVHHARFVQRAADTGGRRPSGPATAHLSALREMEAALVTRARGTDVLILPSDGATHRALCRLAFEHRYGVAAGPCPLSQAPHLAPGARIGA